The following proteins come from a genomic window of Flavobacterium eburneipallidum:
- the gldL gene encoding gliding motility protein GldL, producing MALLSKKTMNFAYGMGAAVVIIGALFKLQHWQGASIMLIIGLGVEAFIFALSAFDPVDDELDWTLVYPELANGEARKKSPKAAETPTEAQGLLSQKLDTMLKEAKIDGELMSSLGNSIKNFESAAKGIAPTVDSIASTKKYSEELTLAANQMESLNGLYKVQLESASKNAQINEEVAANNLKLKEQMQSLTTNLSSLNNVYGGMLSAMGNK from the coding sequence ATGGCATTACTAAGTAAAAAAACAATGAATTTCGCCTACGGTATGGGGGCGGCAGTAGTTATTATTGGAGCACTTTTTAAATTACAACACTGGCAAGGAGCTAGTATTATGTTGATTATAGGTCTAGGTGTTGAAGCTTTTATTTTTGCTTTATCAGCTTTTGATCCAGTTGATGACGAATTGGATTGGACATTAGTTTATCCTGAATTAGCTAATGGTGAAGCTCGTAAAAAATCACCTAAAGCAGCAGAAACTCCTACAGAAGCTCAAGGATTGTTGTCTCAAAAATTAGATACAATGCTTAAAGAAGCTAAAATTGATGGAGAATTGATGTCAAGTTTAGGAAACAGCATCAAAAATTTTGAATCAGCTGCCAAAGGTATTGCTCCAACAGTAGATTCAATTGCTTCTACAAAAAAATACAGTGAAGAATTGACCTTGGCTGCTAATCAAATGGAATCTCTAAACGGTTTGTACAAAGTGCAATTAGAAAGCGCTTCGAAAAATGCACAAATCAACGAAGAAGTAGCTGCAAACAATTTAAAATTAAAAGAGCAAATGCAATCTTTAACCACTAACTTGTCATCATTGAACAATGTTTATGGAGGAATGCTATCAGCAATGGGTAATAAATAA
- the gldK gene encoding gliding motility lipoprotein GldK: protein MKKFIAFTSIITLLIGCGKTSDKGELVGVKGAKWHPEKPYGMTLVPGGAFIMGKSDEDVAGVGDATTKTVTVRSFYMDETEITNREYRQFVEWVKDSTMRVRLAIMADESGIKPGDAAGKGKKAGSIGDFAFNDADPEKMTAYDKYMYDNYYSIGTDDDPYAGRRLNKKVKLIKDTKAYPDEYYTEVMDSMYLPLEASYNGLRTIDVDKLKFRYSWMDIQAAAKAKVGKRKDFIKTEEVKVYPDTTVWIKDFAYSYNEPMHNDYFWHQAYGDYPVVGVKWSQAKAFCAWRTLNKNSYIKSKKKGRDQINSFRLPSEAEWEYSARGGLESATYPWGGPYTKNDRGCFLANFKPNRGDYAADQALYTVEAKSYEPNGYNLYNMAGNVAEWTDSAYDPNAYEYVSSMNPNNMDKTNQRKVVRGGSWKDVAYFLQVGTRTFEYADSARSFIGFRTVQDYMGTQSTGNGTGKIKKK, encoded by the coding sequence ATGAAGAAGTTCATTGCATTTACCTCAATTATAACCCTACTAATTGGCTGTGGTAAAACAAGCGACAAAGGAGAATTAGTTGGAGTTAAAGGTGCAAAATGGCATCCTGAAAAACCGTATGGAATGACTCTGGTTCCTGGAGGTGCTTTTATCATGGGAAAATCAGATGAGGATGTTGCTGGAGTAGGAGATGCCACCACTAAAACAGTTACTGTTCGTTCTTTTTACATGGATGAAACTGAAATTACCAATAGAGAATACCGTCAATTTGTAGAATGGGTAAAAGATTCTACAATGAGAGTTCGTTTGGCTATTATGGCTGATGAATCAGGGATAAAGCCTGGTGATGCTGCTGGAAAAGGAAAAAAAGCTGGAAGTATTGGTGATTTTGCATTTAACGATGCAGATCCTGAAAAAATGACCGCTTATGATAAATACATGTATGATAATTATTATAGTATCGGTACAGATGATGATCCTTATGCAGGAAGAAGATTGAATAAAAAAGTAAAATTAATCAAAGATACCAAAGCTTATCCAGATGAATACTACACCGAAGTAATGGATTCAATGTATTTGCCTTTAGAAGCCTCTTACAACGGATTAAGAACTATCGATGTGGATAAATTGAAATTCAGATATTCTTGGATGGATATTCAAGCTGCAGCCAAAGCTAAAGTGGGTAAAAGAAAAGATTTTATCAAAACAGAAGAGGTAAAAGTATATCCTGATACTACAGTTTGGATTAAAGATTTTGCTTATTCTTATAATGAGCCAATGCACAATGATTATTTCTGGCATCAAGCGTATGGTGATTATCCAGTAGTTGGAGTAAAATGGTCACAAGCCAAAGCATTCTGTGCATGGAGAACATTGAACAAAAACAGCTATATCAAGTCCAAAAAGAAAGGGCGTGATCAAATTAACAGTTTTAGATTACCTAGTGAAGCCGAATGGGAATATTCTGCTAGAGGTGGTCTGGAATCAGCAACTTATCCTTGGGGTGGACCTTATACTAAAAATGACAGAGGCTGTTTCTTGGCTAATTTCAAACCAAACAGAGGAGATTATGCTGCTGATCAGGCACTTTATACTGTAGAAGCAAAATCGTATGAGCCAAACGGGTACAACTTGTACAACATGGCAGGAAATGTAGCCGAATGGACAGACTCTGCTTATGACCCAAACGCTTATGAATATGTTTCTTCTATGAATCCAAACAATATGGATAAGACTAACCAGCGAAAAGTCGTTCGTGGTGGTTCTTGGAAAGATGTTGCTTATTTCCTTCAAGTAGGAACTAGAACTTTTGAATATGCTGATTCTGCTAGAAGTTTTATCGGATTCAGAACCGTTCAAGATTACATGGGAACCCAGTCAACAGGAAATGGTACTGGAAAAATTAAAAAGAAATAA